From the genome of Candidatus Competibacteraceae bacterium:
CCGATCCGCGACATGCAGTTTGTCATCAACGAACTGGCCGGTCTCTCCGAGGTCGCCGCTCTCCCCGCCTTCGCCGAGCAGGAAGTCGGCCCGGAGCTGGTGGAGGCCGTGCTGGAGGAAGCCGCCAAGCTGGCCGCCGAGGTGCTGGCGCCGCTCAATAAGTCGGGTGACATTCAGGGCGCCCGGATCGGTCCCGAGGGAGTCCTTCCCGCCACCGGCTTCAGCGAGGCGTACCGAAGCTTCATCGAAGGTGGCTGGAACGGCATCGGCTGCCCGGTCGAACACGGCGGCCAGGGCTTGCCGGAACTGTTCAACACCGCCACCCAGGAGATGTGGAATTCGGCCAACATGTCCTTCGCGCTGTGCCCGATGCTCAACGCCGGCGCGATCGCGGCGATCGAGCAGGCCGGGTCCGCCGAACAGCAGGCGCTGTATCTGCCGAATATGGTCAGCGGCGAATGGACCGGCACCATGAACCTGACCGAGCCGCAGGCCGGCTCCGACCTGTCGGCGGTGCGGACCCGCGCCGTTCCCCACGGCGACCATTACCGGATCTTCGGCCAGAAGATCTTCATCACCTGGGGCGAGCATGACATGACCGGGAACACCCTCCATCTGGTGCTCGCCCGTACCCCGGACGCGCCGGAGGGAGTCAAGGGCATCTCGCTGTTCCTCGTGCCCAAGTTCCTGGTCAACCCGGACGGCTCGCTGGGCGCGCGCAACGACGTCCACGCCGTATCCATCGAACACAAGCTGGGCATCCACGCCAGCCCGACCTGCGTGATGGCCTTCGGCGACCAGGATGGGGCGGTCGGCTATCTCGTCGGCGTGGAAAACAAGGGCTTGGCCTATATGTTCATCATGATGAACGAGGCCCGCTTCAAGGTCGGACTGCAAGGGCTGGCCATCGCCGAGCGTGCTTATCAAGCGGCCCGCGAATACGCCAAGGACCGGGTGCAGGGCCGAGCGGCCGGCGCCAAGAGCGGCGAGCGGGTCGCCATCATCCACCACCCCGACGTGCGGCGGATGCTGATGACCATGAAGGCGCAGAACGAGGCGATGCGCGCCCTGGCCTACGTGGTTGCCATGCACCTGGATCTGGCCCGCCACCACCCCGACCCCGCGACCCGCCAAACTCATCAGGCCCGGGTGGAGCTGCTGATTCCGGTGGTCAAGGGCTGGTGCACCGAGACCGGTATCGAAATCGCCTCGCTGGGGCTACAGGTCCACGGCGGCATGGGTTATATCGAAGAGGCTGGCGCCTGCCAACACCTGCGCGATGCTCGCATTACCACTATTTACGAGGGTACCACCGGTATCCAGGCCGCCGATCTGGCCGGCCGCAAGCTGAACATGGACCAGGGCGCCGCGATGCGAGCCCTGATCGCCGAGATCGAAATGACCGCCGAAACGCTGGACCCGATTCCCGGCGACGACATGGCGGTGATCCGCAACGGGCTGCGCGACGGCGCGAGGGCGCTGGCCGACGCCACCGGGCACATGCTGGCCAGCGGCGACCCCAACAATGCGATGGCGGTATCGGTGGATTACCTGATGCTGGTCGGCACCGTCTGCGGCGGCTGGCAGATGGCCCGTGCCGCGCGAGTGGCCCAAAACAAGCTGATGACCGGCGAGGATTCGCTGTTCCACGAAGCCAAGCTGGTCACCGCCCGCTTCTACGTCGAACACCTACTGCCCAAGGCGGGCGCGCTGCTGCGCTCGATTCAGAACGGCGGCATTTCCATCATGGCGCTGACCGAAGAACAGTTCTGAGCGCCGTTTTCCGGTTCGACGTCCGGCGATCCCGCCAGATCTGTTTGGAATGGCGGGATTGTTGTTCGCCCGACCGAGCCACCCGGCAGGCCCAGGGACTCCACCGCTTCATCAAGCCTTACAAACCCCTGCTTTGATTAAGGTTAGCACCTATACTTTGATAAGCCGATGTCCACGCGGTCTCCACGACACCAGCGACGCGCGGCCATTCGTCATACCCATCCCATACGGCAACCCCTTGCAAAACCAGGTAATTCCGTCATGTCCGAACTGACCACTCGCGAGCCTGAAGTTACCCGCGCCAGCCTGTTGAACCGCACCATGGACAACCTCCGCGAGGCGTGGCGGGAAATGGCCGACTGGCGGGAGGGGTTGTTCGCGGCACCCAGCCCCAACCTGCCCGAAAAGGACATGGAGGCGTTGAAGGCGCAAATGCGCGATTGCCTGGAGGCGCGCGGCGGCGAAGTGTCCGCCCGCGCCCGAGCCGCCAATCTGGGGCGAATTTATCTCTCGCTCAACGCCAAGGGTCGCAAGCGCTTCCTGCAAATTCTCGCCCGGGAATTCGATATCGACCACCAGGCGGTGAACCAGGCGGTGGCGGCGCTGCAAAAGGCGGGGGACAACCACGACGAG
Proteins encoded in this window:
- a CDS encoding acyl-CoA dehydrogenase C-terminal domain-containing protein; amino-acid sequence: MTAYFAPIRDMQFVINELAGLSEVAALPAFAEQEVGPELVEAVLEEAAKLAAEVLAPLNKSGDIQGARIGPEGVLPATGFSEAYRSFIEGGWNGIGCPVEHGGQGLPELFNTATQEMWNSANMSFALCPMLNAGAIAAIEQAGSAEQQALYLPNMVSGEWTGTMNLTEPQAGSDLSAVRTRAVPHGDHYRIFGQKIFITWGEHDMTGNTLHLVLARTPDAPEGVKGISLFLVPKFLVNPDGSLGARNDVHAVSIEHKLGIHASPTCVMAFGDQDGAVGYLVGVENKGLAYMFIMMNEARFKVGLQGLAIAERAYQAAREYAKDRVQGRAAGAKSGERVAIIHHPDVRRMLMTMKAQNEAMRALAYVVAMHLDLARHHPDPATRQTHQARVELLIPVVKGWCTETGIEIASLGLQVHGGMGYIEEAGACQHLRDARITTIYEGTTGIQAADLAGRKLNMDQGAAMRALIAEIEMTAETLDPIPGDDMAVIRNGLRDGARALADATGHMLASGDPNNAMAVSVDYLMLVGTVCGGWQMARAARVAQNKLMTGEDSLFHEAKLVTARFYVEHLLPKAGALLRSIQNGGISIMALTEEQF